The nucleotide sequence GTTCATCTATTATCTCCATGGCTCTTATCTTAGGAGCACCTGTGATAGAACCTCCCGGGAATGTTGATTTTATTATATCTACTGCCGATAATTCACCCTTTAATTTCCCCTGTATTGTGGCTACCATCTGTAATACAGTAGCATACTCTTCTAGATGAAATAATTCTGTTACCTTTACACTTCCTGTTTCAGCTACTCTGCTGATATCATTTCTCATAAGGTCTACTATCATTAGGAGTTCAGCCCTATCTTTTTCACTGTTTACCAACTCTTCCTTCAACTTTTTATCTTCTGCTTCAGACTTTCCACGAGGTCTCGTTCCCTTCATAGGTCTGGTTTCTATGATCCCATCAGTTAATTTTATAAACCTTTCCGGTGAGCTGGAAATTATTTCTCCCTCTCCAAAATTTAAATATGCAGCAAATGGAGCCGGGTTTATCGATTTTAAATTTTTATATAACTCATTGGAATCCCCTTCAAAATCACACTCGAACCTCTGGGTGAAGTTAACCTGATAGATATCCCCGGAATAGATATAGTCCTTTAATTTTTTTATGGATGACAGATAATAATCCTCTGTCATGTTAGAACTTATCTCTCTATTCTTGAGAATCTGTTTTTTTATTTCTTTTATTTTTAAATTTTTTTCATATTCTTTTATACTATTTTCTATTTTTTTTATTATTTCCTCTATAT is from Psychrilyobacter atlanticus DSM 19335 and encodes:
- the pabB gene encoding aminodeoxychorismate synthase component I, whose product is MKKAKIIEFESDLTSMELFEAVKKDGNYPFFLDSGMDSQKLGRYSFIGVDPFLMIKSEGSKIRLEEDGKIETIDGNPLDILQEKLDLYKIEREEIPFVGGGVGYFSYELAHLMEKLPNTVNKEVDIPEMVMGFYDGIVIIDHRDDKKYIGAIGFKENIEEIIKKIENSIKEYEKNLKIKEIKKQILKNREISSNMTEDYYLSSIKKLKDYIYSGDIYQVNFTQRFECDFEGDSNELYKNLKSINPAPFAAYLNFGEGEIISSSPERFIKLTDGIIETRPMKGTRPRGKSEAEDKKLKEELVNSEKDRAELLMIVDLMRNDISRVAETGSVKVTELFHLEEYATVLQMVATIQGKLKGELSAVDIIKSTFPGGSITGAPKIRAMEIIDELETTTRNIYTGSIGYLGFDGNMDLNIAIRTIVLKDKKAYFQVGGGIVWDSDPHEEYEESLVKGRALVKALNIT